ATATTTTTAATAATCACCATTCTTTTCTTTATAAAAAGCCCGCCAGACAGAACGGCTTTACGAAAGGATTCAACGGTGATTTCCGCGCCTTCCAATATTTCAATATTAATACCGCTGGCATCAATATCACGAAGGAATTTCTGCTTGTATTTATTTAATTTTTGCTGGATTCGATATGAATCCACGCCATAGAGAAAAATTATCATAATTTGAGGAATAAAGGATGAGTCATTAGTCATGAAAAAACTAAAATCCTAATGGCTAATTCCCTAATGACTCATGACTCGCTATTTCTTAGCTATTTTCCAGAGGAGGTTGAAATAATTTTTATAGCTTTCGGCGACTTCACGGCTGATGATTTCGATGATGATTGGCGGATTGGAGTAGATGAGAATAAAAACTTTGTCGTTATAAATTGAAGTGCCGGCTGGATTAGAAAAATTGACTGGCAGATATTTGGTTTCTATTAAAGGGCGAGTTAACGTTTTTTTGTCTGTAAATTCGTCTTTGCGAATTTCGTAACTAAGAAGTTTGAGAATATTTTGTTTTTTGTTTCTGACTTTATCAAAATATTCTATTGTATCTCCCATAGCATTATAAAATTTTTGTCCGCCAGCTCCCATAACATAGATTGTTTGATCGGGTTTGATATAATTTATTGCATTTTTGTGCGCGGTTTGGAAACCTTCATCGCCCTCATAGATTACGACTTCTACTTTTTCTGACTTTTTGAGTTTGGCAAGCTGGGGGATGAGAGCTTTGGCGATGTTAAATTGTTCTTCTTTAGCTTGGAGAATTTTTTCTGGATTTAGGGCTTTAAAGTGTTTGACGCCTCTTTGGTCTGATTGGCTGACGAGTTTGCGATTGACTAATTTGTTGAGTGTATCATAAACAATATTCCGGTGTAAACCAGTTTTTTTGATTATTGGGCCAGTGGAAGTTAGACCCATATCCAATAAAGTGAGGTATATTTTTGTCTCATGGTCAGAAAAACCGAGTTTTTGTAACTGATTTTCTAAATCTTTTGTACTCATAATTTTAGTATACACTATTGCGAAATTTATGTAAATTGGTAAAAATGATGAAAAAATATATAATTCAATCTTGGCTAAGATTAGCCTAATATTTACATTTGTTAATATAATACTTTCATATTATCATCCGAAGGGGTTGACAAAATTATTTAGGTATGCTATACTTAAGTATCAAGATAGAGTTCTTGAAAATCAAAAAATAGCCATTTTCTAGGGATGGTTGGAAATGCACCTTGAAAAGCGGTAATTCTAGATAACCGTGAAGGAGGATGAGATGAAAGAGCTAAATATAGTAATTCTAAGGCCGTGGTCTTCATCTGTAGATAGGGATATTGTCTCTCTGACTTTCAGAAACTCTATAGTGAATATCACCATAGAGTCAATTTCGGAGAAAAACCTCTGGCATGAAGAGAGCCGAGAGGAAAGTTCAGTATCTTTCAATCTCGCTGACGAACAAGAAAAAAGCGAGTGGACCGACATTTGTAAATTTTTTTGCGAGGAGATGGAAGCTTTCGCTAGAGAGAATACATGGCATCACTCGTCACATTATTCCATGCAGCGGGCGGAAAAAGATGGGTTTTTGGAAGTCCGCTACAACCAGTGTATAAGTTTTCCTACAAGAAATGAAATAGTAAAAAACGAAATGATTATCTACTTTGAAGTAGGGGCAGAGAGGATGTTGCGTGAAAATGTAAAAACGCAGTTGGAGATGTCGGACACCCAAAGTCGTGAAATGTTTCAGGAACTAAAAAAGTTCATGCGAAATTGGGTACCCAAAGAAGAATAGTTTGTTCTTTAAAAGCCCATGTATGTTGGGACGCAACGCATGTGAGTTAGGAGGAAGTTATCACTGCGCTTTAGTGACAGCTTCCTCCTCTTTCTCAAGATAGCAAAGATTTGCTGGCTTGAGAGAGAATTTGTTCATTACAACACACACCCGCAATAGTGGAAGGAGGAAAAAATGATTAAGATTTTGGTGATTGATGATGAGATAGGCAATCGTCATACTGATTATCATCAGGATTTCGTCAAAAAATACAGTGACCCTGATTTCCAGTTTGTATTCTGTGATGGTCGGAATGAGAATCGTCAATATACCATCCAAACTGTGCTGAATTTCGTTCGGCAAAATCTGGATGCCGACATCATTATTCTTGATCGAGTTTTTGGCGATCAGAACCAATTCGGTGTCGAAACACTGGGGAGGATTAGAGAATTGAGTCCTAACATTCCAGTAGTAATGCATAGCAGCGAACTCGACTCGGATACCAGAACAAAGTGCACTTTTTTTGGTGCTGCTGGTTTTCTGAAAAAAGGGATTACGGTTGAGAAGTTCCGAGAAGAAATTTTTCGCCTGGTAAAATCAAAATAACAAGGGGGTGAGAAAATGAATTGGCACGGGATAACGGTGGGAATGGATGAGGCTAGAAATTTAGGCTTCCTTAACGGGGTG
This portion of the Patescibacteria group bacterium genome encodes:
- a CDS encoding response regulator, whose amino-acid sequence is MIKILVIDDEIGNRHTDYHQDFVKKYSDPDFQFVFCDGRNENRQYTIQTVLNFVRQNLDADIIILDRVFGDQNQFGVETLGRIRELSPNIPVVMHSSELDSDTRTKCTFFGAAGFLKKGITVEKFREEIFRLVKSK